A window of Bradyrhizobium sp. AZCC 1610 contains these coding sequences:
- a CDS encoding hydroxymethylglutaryl-CoA lyase, whose protein sequence is MDLPSSVVISEEGPREGFQIETGPIATADKIALIDALSACGLRRIQVASFVNPKHVPGWADAEAVMEGFTAREGVEYSAVWFNEAGMLRALAFKQKLALAGFISLSASEPFAIRNLNRDRAGQIEAMRRYVRVHREAGVSISKIIVMAAFGCNFAGDISPAKVVETVADARAVAREAGVAVQDVTLADSMGWATPRRVADAVGAVRDRFDDVRIALHLHDTRGQGIACAYEGLRLGVTAFDAAVAGLGGCPFAGQPGAPGNIATEELALLCEEMGISTGLNIEALIEAGRLAERIVGHRLPSAALRSGTLAAFRRRAA, encoded by the coding sequence ATGGACCTGCCGAGCAGCGTCGTCATCAGCGAGGAGGGACCCCGCGAAGGCTTTCAGATCGAGACCGGTCCGATCGCGACGGCGGACAAGATCGCGTTGATCGACGCGCTCTCCGCGTGCGGCCTCCGTCGGATCCAGGTCGCTTCTTTCGTCAATCCCAAGCACGTTCCGGGGTGGGCCGATGCCGAGGCCGTCATGGAAGGCTTCACGGCGCGGGAAGGCGTCGAATACTCGGCGGTGTGGTTCAATGAGGCCGGGATGCTGCGCGCGTTGGCGTTCAAGCAGAAACTTGCCCTTGCCGGATTCATTTCACTGAGCGCCTCCGAACCGTTTGCGATCAGGAACCTCAATCGCGACCGTGCCGGACAGATCGAGGCGATGCGCAGATATGTGCGCGTGCATCGGGAAGCCGGCGTGTCGATTAGCAAGATCATCGTCATGGCCGCCTTCGGCTGCAACTTCGCTGGAGACATCTCGCCGGCAAAAGTCGTCGAGACGGTTGCGGACGCGCGCGCCGTCGCGCGCGAAGCCGGCGTGGCGGTGCAGGACGTCACGTTGGCAGACTCCATGGGCTGGGCCACGCCCCGGCGCGTCGCGGATGCCGTCGGCGCCGTTCGGGACCGCTTCGACGATGTGCGGATCGCGCTTCATCTTCACGACACGCGCGGGCAGGGCATCGCCTGTGCCTATGAGGGCCTGCGGCTCGGCGTCACGGCTTTCGATGCCGCGGTGGCAGGGCTCGGCGGGTGCCCGTTTGCCGGCCAGCCAGGGGCGCCAGGCAACATCGCCACCGAAGAACTTGCGCTGCTCTGCGAGGAAATGGGTATCTCCACGGGCCTGAATATCGAGGCGCTGATCGAGGCCGGGCGGCTTGCCGAGCGGATCGTCGGACACAGACTGCCGAGCGCTGCATTGCGATCGGGAACGCTCGCCGCATTCAGGAGACGGGCTGCATGA
- a CDS encoding LysR family transcriptional regulator → MALGLRQLRYFIAIADAGVLSRAAETLNVAQSALSHHVAALETDLGVKLLERRPRGIALTAAGRRLYEHASAVLSALGKAEEDVRTYNEAATGPVSLGLSHTAIAMVALDVMKAVRKNSPGVYLTVVEALSPALIERIFSGTVDLALAYNPPRDARLDVELLHDEELYLVGHPSLIGRSSGPIAFSAIPQRSVVGLTPMPASRAIIQTQVLRNQITPSETLEVDSLSALRMAIEAGLGCAILSRATVLSDLAAAKYHARRIIDPPLTRSCALVSLADRPQTKAFLEVRRTVVEIVRAAVNEGRWPAKGSGRRSKRTSAPRRP, encoded by the coding sequence ATGGCGCTCGGATTGCGGCAGCTCAGGTATTTCATCGCCATCGCCGACGCCGGCGTGCTGTCGCGGGCGGCGGAGACGCTCAACGTCGCCCAGTCGGCGTTGAGCCATCACGTCGCCGCACTCGAAACGGATCTGGGCGTCAAGTTGCTCGAACGAAGGCCGCGCGGGATCGCGCTGACCGCGGCCGGCCGGCGGCTCTACGAGCATGCCAGCGCCGTGCTTTCGGCGCTCGGCAAGGCGGAAGAGGATGTCCGGACCTATAACGAGGCCGCAACCGGTCCGGTTAGCCTCGGCCTCAGCCATACCGCGATCGCCATGGTCGCCCTCGATGTCATGAAGGCGGTGCGAAAGAACTCTCCGGGCGTATATCTGACGGTCGTCGAGGCGCTGTCGCCGGCGCTGATCGAGCGCATCTTCTCAGGCACGGTCGATCTCGCGCTCGCCTATAATCCACCGCGGGATGCTCGCCTGGACGTCGAGTTACTGCACGACGAAGAGCTCTATCTCGTCGGGCATCCGAGCCTGATCGGCCGATCATCCGGCCCGATCGCGTTCTCTGCCATTCCGCAACGAAGCGTGGTTGGGCTGACGCCGATGCCGGCATCGCGGGCCATCATCCAGACCCAGGTTCTTCGTAATCAAATCACTCCGAGCGAAACGCTCGAAGTCGATTCATTGTCGGCATTGCGAATGGCGATCGAGGCTGGACTGGGATGCGCGATCCTCTCCCGCGCAACCGTCCTCTCCGACCTGGCGGCGGCGAAATATCACGCACGGCGCATCATCGATCCGCCGCTGACGCGTTCGTGCGCCCTGGTTTCGCTTGCAGACCGGCCGCAGACCAAGGCGTTCCTCGAGGTTCGCAGGACCGTGGTCGAGATCGTCCGCGCGGCCGTCAACGAAGGGCGCTGGCCCGCGAAAGGAAGCGGCCGGCGGAGCAAGCGCACCAGCGCGCCGCGGCGGCCTTAG
- a CDS encoding Bug family tripartite tricarboxylate transporter substrate binding protein: protein MISGKLVRAKACILGVATAALALSAIALPAKAQPYPSRSITMLVGYSAGGQADALARIVGKQLGENLKVSVVIENKTGANGMIAAQAAARAEPDGYSILMVTDAMVTIDPHLATSNHFDLSKAMEPVVSVAWSPLLLAAANNVPANSVAELVALGKQKTQNLSFGSSGSSTPHRLAGEMLQKYGGFTMTHIPYKGTAASVNDLLGGQIPLLFGAPTAVEPLATAGKIKVLGVTSEKRFPLLPNVPAISETFPQFKIISYIGFMLPRNTPRPVIATLNKEVNQILATDTMRAWLDKQGMVAVGGMPDDFRRQIEVDYQARGELVRALGITAE from the coding sequence ATGATTTCCGGCAAACTGGTTCGAGCGAAAGCTTGCATCCTCGGTGTGGCGACCGCGGCTCTTGCGCTGAGCGCAATCGCGTTGCCTGCAAAGGCGCAACCATATCCATCGCGGTCGATCACGATGCTGGTCGGCTATTCCGCGGGCGGGCAGGCCGACGCTCTGGCCCGGATCGTGGGTAAGCAACTCGGCGAGAACCTCAAAGTATCCGTCGTAATCGAAAACAAGACGGGGGCGAACGGCATGATTGCGGCCCAAGCGGCCGCGCGCGCCGAGCCTGACGGATACTCCATCCTCATGGTGACCGATGCAATGGTCACCATCGACCCGCACCTCGCCACCAGCAATCACTTCGACCTTTCGAAGGCCATGGAGCCGGTCGTCAGCGTCGCATGGTCGCCGCTGCTGCTTGCCGCGGCCAACAATGTGCCGGCCAATTCGGTGGCCGAACTCGTCGCGCTGGGCAAGCAAAAGACGCAGAATTTGAGCTTTGGGAGTTCGGGCAGCTCGACGCCGCACCGCCTCGCCGGCGAGATGCTGCAGAAGTACGGCGGCTTCACCATGACCCACATCCCCTACAAGGGAACAGCGGCTTCAGTGAACGATCTCCTCGGCGGGCAGATACCGCTGCTGTTCGGCGCACCGACGGCGGTGGAGCCGCTGGCGACGGCGGGCAAGATCAAGGTGCTCGGCGTCACGTCCGAGAAACGATTCCCGTTGCTGCCCAACGTGCCGGCGATCAGCGAAACTTTTCCGCAGTTCAAGATCATCAGCTATATCGGGTTCATGCTCCCAAGGAACACGCCCAGACCGGTGATCGCTACCTTGAACAAGGAAGTGAACCAGATACTTGCAACGGACACGATGCGCGCCTGGCTGGACAAGCAGGGCATGGTCGCCGTCGGTGGCATGCCTGATGATTTCAGGCGCCAGATCGAGGTCGACTATCAGGCGCGGGGTGAACTCGTCCGAGCTCTCGGCATCACCGCCGAGTGA
- a CDS encoding xanthine dehydrogenase family protein molybdopterin-binding subunit — translation MTEPLLGRSIDRLEDERFVRGRGRYIADLLASNALHGVVVRSPHAHARIAAISIDAARKMRGVAAVLTGAELASDNIGPLPCVVTGIPMTTPLVVPPCHALARDAVRYVGEPVAFVVADSAEAARDAAEAIVVDYASLPPVVSIADAILPGAAPIWPEARGNIAFRFNRGEIGPVEAAIRAAAHVVECELVNNRVVAAPLETRGAVGEFDVASGRLHLIASAAGAHAIRDLLADDVFRIGRDKLRVSIPDVGGGFGMKNVLYPEWVLVLWAARRLGRPVTWIGDRSEDFTGSVHGRDSLVRARLALDRDGRFLALDTKVLANLGAYVSTLAAGVPTRAMASAMGGVYDIPLIAFETSGVFTNTTPIDAYRGAGKPEANYLIERCIDIAAHQLGMDALKLRRKNIFRRFPHSSAMGLIVEQGSFAHAIDHAVKAAAGFDARRRSSRKRGKLRGLGYACFLETSRGQPNEVAEVCLGKDGLIDLKVGTHSSGQGHETTFAQIAADAFGLPLERFRFRQGDTDDLDSGGGHGGARSMHQGGTALLMAAEGLIENARRLAARLLQASVDAVSYEAGMLRVAATGQEISLDEVARASYQTPGDDVAPGLAHKATHLCDRYTFPNGCHIAEVEIDPETGEVRLDRYVIFDDYGRLLDPRLTLGQVHGGVAQGIGQALFEHALFDAETGQILSGSLMDYALPRADDLPAFEGSLTGDFPSRANRLGVKGSGQAGAIAAPATIMNAVMNALTPLGVRHLDMPATPSRIWRAIRSAGSQTPGQD, via the coding sequence CGCTACATCGCCGATCTCTTGGCGTCCAACGCGCTTCATGGCGTCGTCGTCCGCTCGCCGCATGCGCATGCGCGGATCGCAGCGATCAGCATCGATGCGGCGCGCAAGATGCGCGGCGTCGCCGCTGTGCTCACGGGAGCCGAACTGGCATCCGACAATATCGGCCCGCTGCCGTGCGTGGTGACCGGTATCCCGATGACAACGCCGCTCGTGGTGCCGCCCTGTCACGCGCTGGCGCGCGACGCCGTTCGTTATGTCGGCGAGCCGGTCGCGTTCGTGGTCGCGGATAGCGCCGAAGCCGCGCGCGATGCCGCCGAGGCCATCGTCGTCGACTATGCGTCGCTGCCGCCGGTCGTCTCGATCGCAGATGCCATTCTGCCGGGCGCCGCGCCGATCTGGCCGGAGGCTAGAGGCAATATCGCGTTCCGGTTCAATCGTGGCGAGATCGGTCCGGTGGAAGCGGCGATCCGCGCCGCCGCCCATGTCGTGGAATGCGAGCTGGTCAACAACCGCGTCGTCGCCGCGCCGCTGGAGACGCGCGGCGCGGTAGGGGAGTTCGATGTCGCCAGCGGCCGTCTGCATCTGATCGCCTCGGCCGCCGGCGCGCACGCGATCCGCGACCTGCTCGCCGACGATGTCTTTCGCATCGGCAGAGACAAACTTCGCGTCAGCATTCCCGACGTCGGCGGCGGCTTCGGGATGAAGAACGTTCTCTATCCGGAATGGGTGCTGGTGCTCTGGGCGGCGCGCCGCCTCGGCCGCCCGGTCACGTGGATCGGGGATCGCAGCGAGGATTTCACCGGCTCCGTCCATGGCCGCGACAGCCTCGTCCGCGCCCGCCTTGCGCTCGACCGCGATGGCCGCTTCCTGGCGCTCGACACCAAAGTCCTCGCCAATCTGGGCGCCTATGTCTCGACGCTGGCGGCGGGCGTGCCGACCAGGGCGATGGCGAGCGCGATGGGCGGCGTCTACGACATTCCGCTGATCGCATTTGAGACGAGCGGCGTGTTCACCAATACGACGCCGATCGACGCCTATCGCGGCGCCGGCAAGCCCGAGGCGAATTATCTGATCGAGCGCTGCATCGATATTGCAGCTCACCAGCTCGGGATGGATGCGCTGAAGCTGCGGCGCAAGAACATCTTTCGCCGTTTTCCCCATTCAAGCGCGATGGGGCTTATCGTCGAGCAGGGCAGCTTTGCGCACGCGATCGATCACGCGGTCAAGGCCGCGGCAGGATTCGATGCGCGCCGGCGAAGCTCGCGCAAGCGGGGCAAGCTGCGCGGCTTGGGCTACGCCTGCTTTCTCGAAACGTCGCGCGGCCAGCCCAATGAGGTGGCGGAGGTGTGTCTCGGCAAGGACGGCCTGATCGATCTGAAGGTCGGCACGCATTCCAGCGGCCAGGGCCACGAGACCACGTTCGCCCAGATCGCGGCCGATGCGTTCGGCCTGCCGCTCGAGCGCTTCCGGTTTCGGCAGGGCGATACGGATGATCTCGACTCCGGCGGCGGGCATGGCGGGGCGCGCTCCATGCATCAGGGCGGCACCGCGCTGCTGATGGCGGCCGAAGGCCTGATCGAGAATGCGCGGCGGCTTGCCGCCCGCCTGCTGCAAGCCAGTGTCGATGCCGTCAGCTATGAAGCCGGCATGCTGCGCGTGGCCGCGACCGGGCAGGAGATCAGCCTCGACGAGGTGGCGCGCGCCTCCTACCAGACGCCCGGCGACGATGTCGCGCCCGGCCTTGCGCACAAGGCGACCCACCTGTGCGACCGCTATACCTTCCCCAATGGCTGCCATATTGCCGAAGTCGAGATCGACCCCGAGACCGGGGAAGTCAGGCTCGATCGCTATGTGATTTTCGACGACTATGGTCGCCTGCTCGATCCTCGCCTGACGCTGGGACAGGTGCATGGCGGCGTCGCGCAAGGCATCGGCCAGGCGTTGTTCGAGCACGCGCTGTTCGATGCGGAGACCGGGCAGATCCTCTCGGGCTCGCTGATGGATTATGCGCTGCCGCGCGCGGACGATCTTCCCGCGTTCGAGGGTAGCCTGACGGGCGACTTTCCAAGCCGCGCCAACCGGCTGGGGGTGAAGGGAAGCGGTCAGGCCGGCGCCATCGCCGCACCCGCCACCATCATGAACGCCGTGATGAACGCACTGACGCCGCTCGGCGTGCGGCATCTCGATATGCCCGCTACGCCCTCCCGCATCTGGCGCGCGATCCGGTCGGCCGGCTCGCAAACGCCTGGACAGGACTAA
- a CDS encoding CaiB/BaiF CoA transferase family protein, whose protein sequence is MTTSSRPLAGLKVLDFGHTIMGPCAGVVFADLGADVVKIEPADGDPTRRLPGFAAGFFATYNRNKRSIAIDLKRPEGQAIVHRLVKDADVVLENFGPGTIERLKCSWEDLRKINPRLVYLSMKGFLKGPYENRGALDEVVQMQSGLAYMTGPPGRPLRAGAPVIDILGGVFGVVAALSALRERDATGIGQKVASSLFESATFMLGAIVVGSAVTGGPMPPMPARKNAWGVYDVFTASDGGQVFIGCTSDGHWQRFCEIFGFDDWRDDPRFAGNANRCEAREWMLPELERRITQLPLDEILQKCEAARVAYSRVGRPDELSIDPHLLAHGGLLATAVSGLGGGPLVGIPALPMEFGDGRERAGLDRQPPKVGEHAREILSAAGYSEHEILELRAAGVLGEAASVPA, encoded by the coding sequence ATGACGACTTCCTCCAGACCGCTCGCGGGGCTGAAGGTGCTCGATTTCGGTCACACCATCATGGGGCCGTGCGCCGGCGTCGTATTTGCCGATCTCGGCGCCGACGTGGTGAAGATCGAGCCGGCCGACGGCGATCCGACCAGGCGGTTGCCGGGCTTCGCCGCCGGATTTTTCGCGACCTACAACCGCAACAAGCGCTCGATCGCGATCGACCTGAAGCGGCCCGAAGGACAGGCGATCGTGCATCGGCTCGTGAAGGATGCCGATGTCGTGCTGGAGAATTTCGGCCCGGGAACCATCGAACGGCTGAAGTGCAGTTGGGAGGATCTGCGCAAGATCAACCCGCGCCTCGTCTACCTCTCGATGAAAGGTTTCCTCAAAGGTCCGTACGAGAACCGCGGCGCGCTCGACGAGGTGGTGCAGATGCAGTCCGGCCTCGCCTATATGACCGGGCCGCCGGGCCGGCCGTTGCGCGCCGGAGCACCTGTCATCGACATTCTCGGCGGCGTGTTCGGCGTGGTGGCCGCGCTATCAGCGCTTCGCGAGCGCGACGCCACCGGCATCGGGCAGAAGGTTGCGAGTTCGCTGTTTGAAAGCGCGACGTTCATGCTCGGCGCGATCGTCGTGGGTAGTGCCGTGACCGGCGGACCGATGCCGCCGATGCCGGCCCGCAAGAATGCCTGGGGCGTGTACGACGTTTTCACCGCTTCCGATGGCGGCCAGGTCTTCATCGGCTGCACGTCGGATGGGCACTGGCAACGCTTCTGCGAAATTTTTGGGTTCGACGACTGGCGCGACGATCCGCGGTTTGCAGGTAACGCCAATCGTTGCGAGGCACGCGAGTGGATGCTGCCCGAATTGGAGCGGCGGATCACGCAATTGCCGCTCGATGAAATCCTTCAAAAGTGCGAGGCGGCGCGGGTGGCCTATTCGCGCGTCGGACGGCCCGATGAATTGTCGATCGATCCGCATCTGCTTGCCCATGGCGGCCTGCTTGCGACAGCCGTTTCCGGGCTGGGCGGCGGACCGCTGGTCGGAATCCCAGCACTTCCGATGGAGTTCGGCGACGGGCGCGAACGCGCAGGTCTCGACCGCCAGCCGCCGAAGGTTGGCGAGCACGCGCGCGAGATTCTGAGCGCAGCCGGATATTCGGAGCACGAAATTCTCGAACTGCGCGCGGCGGGCGTATTGGGCGAGGCTGCGAGCGTGCCCGCATAG
- a CDS encoding DUF1801 domain-containing protein, producing the protein MKKATSMKKSGASEAKAGGSPSQQIDARIKELGDWRGEMLARIRSIIKQADPEVVEEWKWRGVPVWEHDGIICTGETYKAVVKMTFAKGASLDDPTDLFNSSLEGNTRRAIDFHQGDKIDEKALKALIREAAALNVSARASRKKPKSA; encoded by the coding sequence ATGAAGAAAGCGACAAGCATGAAGAAGAGCGGCGCGAGCGAAGCAAAAGCAGGAGGCTCTCCCTCTCAGCAGATCGATGCAAGAATCAAGGAGCTGGGTGATTGGCGCGGCGAGATGCTCGCGCGTATCAGGAGCATCATCAAGCAGGCCGACCCCGAAGTGGTCGAGGAGTGGAAGTGGCGCGGCGTTCCGGTGTGGGAGCACGACGGCATCATCTGCACCGGCGAGACCTACAAGGCGGTCGTGAAGATGACCTTCGCCAAGGGCGCCTCGCTGGACGACCCAACAGACCTCTTCAACTCCAGCCTCGAAGGCAACACCAGGCGCGCCATCGACTTCCATCAGGGTGACAAGATCGATGAGAAGGCGTTGAAGGCGCTCATCCGCGAGGCCGCGGCACTGAACGTTTCGGCGCGGGCTTCCCGGAAGAAACCAAAGAGCGCTTGA
- a CDS encoding DUF1801 domain-containing protein, whose amino-acid sequence MAQTTSRRPAKAAKKAAAKQTAAKPALLSGGNPQIAKGYGDAPVQAYIAAMPGWKRDVGRHLDALIVRTVPGVHKAVKWNTPFYGVEGQGWFLGFHCFTKYVKVTFFRGTSLRPIPPGESKHKEVRYLDIYEDDLDEAQFVAWVKQVSQLPGERL is encoded by the coding sequence ATGGCGCAAACGACGTCGAGAAGGCCGGCCAAGGCCGCAAAGAAGGCCGCCGCCAAGCAGACTGCCGCAAAGCCCGCCCTGCTCTCGGGCGGCAATCCCCAGATCGCGAAGGGATACGGCGACGCCCCCGTGCAGGCCTACATCGCGGCCATGCCGGGCTGGAAACGCGACGTCGGGCGCCACCTCGATGCTCTGATCGTGCGCACCGTCCCCGGTGTGCACAAGGCAGTCAAATGGAACACGCCGTTCTATGGCGTTGAAGGCCAAGGCTGGTTCCTCGGCTTTCACTGCTTCACGAAATACGTCAAAGTGACTTTCTTTCGTGGCACATCGCTGCGTCCTATTCCGCCCGGCGAGTCCAAGCATAAGGAAGTGCGTTACCTCGACATTTACGAGGACGACCTCGACGAAGCTCAGTTCGTCGCCTGGGTGAAACAAGTTAGCCAATTGCCCGGCGAACGATTGTGA